A section of the Oryza sativa Japonica Group chromosome 1, ASM3414082v1 genome encodes:
- the LOC4325029 gene encoding PTI1-like tyrosine-protein kinase 1 isoform X1: MVRWRRWICCNCQVNESDQLENGHAKVLTSNADGVTKGLKDSATEKAQPQNSALTINIPVLSLDELVEKTDDFGSSALIGEGSYGRVYYAVLDSGTKIAVKKLDSNENEPTSEFLTQVALVSRLKHENFVDMLGYCTEGNLRLVAYEFATMGSLHDVLHGRKGVQGAQPGPALDWMQRVRIAVDAAKGLEYLHEKVQPSIVHRDIRSSNILLFEDFKAKVADFNLSNQAPDMAARLHSTRVLGTFGYHAPEYAMTGQLTQKSDVYSFGVVLLELLTGRKPVDHTMPRGQQSLVTWATPRLTEDKVKQCIDPRLNGEYPPKGVAKLAAVAALCVQYEAEFRPNMSIVVKALSPLLTSKPTPPAPPPALDG; the protein is encoded by the exons ATGGTAAGGTGGCGCCGCTGGATCTGCTGCAATTGTCAAGTGAACGAGTCTGATCAGCTTGAAAATGGACATGCCAAGGTCCTGACTAGTAATGCAGATG GAGTGACAAAGGGTTTGAAAGATTCTGCTACTGAAAAAGCTCAGCCACAAAATTCGGCTCTCACTATCAATATTCCTGTTCTATCCTTGGACGAACTAGTAGAAAAGACAGATGATTTTGGCTCAAGTGCTTTGATAGGCGAAGGTTCTTATGGTAGAGTGTACTACGCTGTTCTTGACAGTGGAACAAAAATTGCAGTGAAGAAACTTGATTCTAATGAAAATGAGCCCACTTCAGAATTCTTGACCCAG GTCGCTTTGGTTTCAAGATTGAAACATGAAAACTTTGTAGATATGTTGGGATACTGCACGGAGGGTAACCTTCGCCTAGTAGCATATGAATTTGCCACTATGGGTTCACTGCATGATGTTCTACATG GAAGAAAAGGGGTGCAAGGTGCACAACCTGGTCCAGCACTTGATTGGATGCAACGAGTAAGAATAGCTGTTGATGCTGCCAAAGGACTTGAATATCTACATGAGAAGGTTCAGCCCTCCATTGTTCATAGGGATATTAGATCAAGTAACATACTCTTATTTGAAGACTTCAAGGCAAAAGTTGCAGACTTCAATCTCTCAAATCAGGCTCCAGATATGGCTGCTCGTCTGCATTCTACTCGTGTACTGGGAACCTTTGGTTATCATGCTCCAGA GTATGCAATGACCGGTCAGCTGACACAGAAAAGTGATGTGTATAGCTTCGGAGTTGTTCTCTTGGAACTTCTGACAGGAAGAAAACCAGTAGATCATACAATGCCTAGAGGGCAGCAGAGCTTGGTTACATGG GCTACACCAAGATTAACTGAAGATAAGGTGAAGCAGTGTATAGATCCACGGTTGAATGGTGAATACCCACCAAAAGGAGTTGCCAAG CTTGCAGCGGTTGCAGCATTGTGCGTACAATACGAAGCTGAGTTTCGCCCAAACATGAGCATTGTGGTGAAGGCTTTATCTCCACTGCTCACAAGTAAGCCGACTCCACCCGCGCCTCCACCAGCTCTGGACGGTTGA
- the LOC4325030 gene encoding papaya proteinase 4 translates to MRILRRAASLLLHGRAYNAGRTTRLQGSFLRVPSGERELKLLRPGNTMEVSMATTNTAGEPEAFKYLKTSDSDERMEGSKKVSEDEEQALKVRFQEWMNKFNRNYKDEAEKAYRFEVFKSTVQYVEKFNAEQVKKYGCCKCTLGTNKFADLTVEEVSNKFCGKRSRQC, encoded by the exons ATGAGGATTCTGCGCAGAGCAGCAAGTCTTCTCCTCCAT GGCCGTGCTTACAACGCAGGAAGAACCACAAGGCTGCAGGGCTCTTTTCTAAG GGTGCCTTCAGGGGAACGTGAACTCAAATTATTAAGGCCTGGTAACACAATGGAAGTGTCTATGGCAACCACAAACACTGCAGGGGAACCAG AAGCTTTCAAGTATCTGAAGACAAGCGACAGTGATGAGAGGATGGAGGGCTCCAAGAAGGTGTCTGAAGACGAGGAGCAGGCCCTGAAGGTGAGATTCCAAGAGTGGATGAACAAGTTCAACCGTAATTACAAAGACGAGGCAGAGAAGGCTTATCGCTTTGAGGTATTCAAGTCTACTGTCCAGTATGTCGAAAAGTTCAATGCTGAACAGGTGAAAAAATATGGTTGCTGCAAATGCACACTAGGTACAAACAAATTTGCGGATCTCACTGTGGAGGAAGTCTCGAACAAGTTTTGTGGCAAAAGAAGCAGGCAGTGTTAG
- the LOC4325031 gene encoding probable methyltransferase PMT19: MPLSATDAAAAAVKPLPRALSLAGAAVAAATTSLILISVVVSRAHHSASSSSSSPPPSSSASTAAPLPAPPTPSPVPEHLHHHPPPPPPVPPCPPNATHVVPCHEDDELSGERHCPPRPPPPPPPHPPEDPPPHPPHPPDHPPPPPPCRVPPPPGYRQPMAWPARRDRAWYANVELPPLAPAKLAGPPDPVRARGDWLVFPKGVGTYVEQLAGMVPLRGGEVRTALDVGCGVASFGDYLLNYGILTMSIDRRNRHKAQVQLALERGLPAMIGALGVRRLPYPTRSFDMVHCAGCLVPGNSHDELYMLEIDRLLRPGGYWVLAMPPISWKTQYDDLNRTAKGMPGEQLALEEIVKKLCWSKVSENGTIAVWRKPINHIQCEQDAKLLRSPPFCTGDDADSAWYVNTSMCLTRLPRDIAGGAVEKWPERLTAIPPRIASGETKGMPIQTYKLDSLDWNKRVDFYRTYLNLSDGSYRNVMDMNAGFGGFAAAMSEYPVWVMNVVPANLTDNTLGIIYERGLIGTYMDWCESFSTYPRTYDVLHANGVFSLYMDTCGIPYIMLEMDRILRPGGAAIIRDAPDVVHKVKDAADRLHWHSEIVDTENGGLDPEKLLIVDNSLPFPDHPA; encoded by the exons ATGCCGCTCTCCGcaacggatgcggcggccgccgccgtcaagcCGCTGCCGCGTGCGCTCTCGCTTGCGggggcggccgtggcggcggccaccacgTCGCTGATCCTCATCTCCGTCgtcgtctcccgcgcccaccactccgcctcctcctcctcctcctcgccgccgccctccagcAGCGCCTCCACCGCGGCGCCGCTGCCCGCGCCACCCACCCCGTCGCCCGTCCCGgagcacctccaccaccacccgccgccgccgccccccgtcCCGCCGTGCCCGCCCAACGCCACCCACGTCGTCCCCTGccacgaggacgacgagctctcCGGGGAGCGCCActgcccgccgcgcccgccgccgccgccgcccccgcaccCGCCCGAGGACCCGCCGCCTCACCCGCCGCACCCCCCggaccacccgccgccgccgccaccctgccgcgtcccgccgcctcccgggtACCGCCAGCCCATGGCGTGGCCCGCGCGGCGTGACCGCGCGTGGTACGCGAACGTGGAGCTCCCGCCGCTGGCCCCGGCCAAGCTGGCCGGCCCCCCTGACCCCGTGCGCGCCCGCGGCGACTGGCTGGTGTTCCCCAAGGGGGTGGGGACTTACGTCGAGCAGCTGGCCGGCATGGTTCctctccgcggcggcgaggtccggACCGCGCTCGACGTAGGATGTGGG GTTGCGAGCTTTGGAGACTACCTGTTGAACTATGGGATACTGACCATGTCAATTGATAGGAGAAATAGGCATAAAGCACAAGTGCAGCTCGCCTTGGAGCGTGGTCTGCCAGCGATGATCGGAGCACTCGGTGTTCGCAGGCTGCCTTATCCGACGAGGTCGTTCGACATGGTGCACTGCGCAGGCTGCCTTGTTCCGGGGAATTCTCATG ATGAACTCTACATGCTGGAAATTGACCGTCTTCTCCGACCTGGTGGATATTGGGTATTGGCTATGCCACCAATCAGCTGGAAAACACAGTATGATGATTTGAACCGTACAGCCAAGGGTATGCCAGGTGAACAATtagctttggaagagatagTGAAAAAACTTTGCTGGTCGAAGGTTTCAGAGAACGGTACAATCGCGGTTTGGAGAAAGCCTATAAATCATATTCAATGCGAGCAAGATGCTAAGCTCTTGAGGTCACCACCGTTCTGTACAGGAGATGATGCAGACAGTGCTTG GTATGTAAATACTTCAATGTGCCTAACTCGTCTTCCAAGAGATATTGCTGGTGGTGCTGTGGAGAAGTGGCCTGAAAGGCTCACTGCCATACCACCAAGGATAGCCAGTGGAGAAACAAAGGGGATGCCCATACAGACATACAAACTTGACAGTTTGGATTGGAATAAAAGAGTTGATTTCTACAGAACATATTTGAATTTATCTGATGGGAGTTACAGGAATGTCATGGACATGAATGCCGGCTTTGGTGGCTTTGCTGCGGCTATGTCTGAATATCCTGTTTGGGTCATGAATGTAGTTCCTGCAAATCTGACGGACAATACACTTGGTATCATCTATGAGCGTGGCTTGATAGGAACATACATGGACTG GTGCGAGTCTTTCTCTACTTATCCACGTACATATGATGTGCTACATGCCAATGGAGTATTCAGCCTGTATATGGACAC GTGTGGCATCCCTTACATCATGCTCGAGATGGATCGCATTCTCCGGCCAGGAGGTGCTGCGATAATCCGGGACGCGCCTGATGTGGTTCACAAGGTGAAGGATGCTGCAGACAGGCTACACTGGCACAGCGAAATCGTTGACACTGAGAATGGGGGCCTGGATCCTGAGAAGCTTCTCATCGTGGACAATTCTCTTCCATTCCCAGATCACCCTGCATGA